In Mycobacterium sp. Aquia_216, a genomic segment contains:
- a CDS encoding aldehyde dehydrogenase, translating into MTEHSDHRSYNELFIGGQWRKPAAPQQLAVISPHTEAPIGHVQVAGPEDVDAAVAAARQAFDHGPWPRLTHAERMAKVEEFAAIYAGHVDEMADLITDEMGSPRTFSRMGQGAAAAAMIHLTLAAARDFPWAERRQGVLGEVHLRRAPVGVVAAIVPWNVPQFLIMPKLIPALIAGCTVIIKPAPETPLDALWLAEMIEQIGLPEGVVSVLPGGTDVGEALVRHRGVDKISFTGSSAVGRRIATLCGEQLKRVSLELGGKSAAIILDDADIAKTVAGLKSASLMNNGQACVAQTRLLVSERRHDEFVDALAEMMSDLNVGDPTDEATDIGPLFAQRHQRQVQEYIQSGQSEGARIVLGGLNTAKDRPAERGWYVRPTLFVDATNDMRIAREEIFGPVLTVLRYRDESDAVRIANESDYGLAGSVWTADIAHGLEVAASVRAGTYGINMYTLDIGSPFGGFKHSGIGREFGPEGLDEYVELQTVIAKGQMPPL; encoded by the coding sequence GTGACAGAACATTCCGACCATCGTTCTTACAACGAGCTGTTCATCGGCGGGCAGTGGCGCAAACCCGCGGCCCCACAGCAGCTCGCGGTGATCTCTCCCCATACCGAGGCGCCGATCGGCCACGTCCAAGTTGCCGGTCCCGAAGATGTCGACGCCGCGGTCGCCGCCGCGCGGCAGGCTTTCGACCACGGCCCGTGGCCACGACTGACCCACGCCGAGCGGATGGCCAAGGTTGAAGAGTTCGCCGCGATCTATGCCGGCCACGTCGACGAGATGGCCGACCTGATCACCGATGAGATGGGGTCTCCGCGCACCTTCAGCAGGATGGGCCAAGGCGCCGCCGCGGCCGCGATGATCCACCTCACGCTGGCCGCCGCCCGCGACTTCCCCTGGGCCGAACGCCGCCAAGGTGTGCTCGGCGAAGTACACCTCCGCCGGGCGCCGGTCGGGGTGGTCGCAGCGATTGTCCCGTGGAACGTGCCGCAATTCCTGATCATGCCCAAGCTCATCCCGGCCCTGATCGCCGGCTGCACGGTGATTATCAAGCCCGCACCCGAAACACCTTTGGACGCTTTGTGGTTGGCAGAAATGATCGAGCAGATCGGCTTGCCGGAAGGCGTGGTGTCCGTGCTGCCGGGCGGTACCGACGTCGGTGAGGCACTGGTGCGCCATCGGGGCGTGGACAAGATCTCCTTCACCGGTTCCAGCGCCGTCGGACGCCGCATCGCCACGCTCTGCGGAGAGCAGCTCAAACGGGTGAGCCTGGAACTCGGCGGCAAGTCGGCGGCGATCATCCTGGACGACGCCGATATCGCCAAGACGGTGGCCGGGCTGAAGTCGGCCAGCCTGATGAACAACGGACAGGCCTGCGTCGCGCAGACCCGCCTGTTGGTCAGCGAACGTCGCCATGATGAGTTCGTCGACGCGCTGGCCGAGATGATGTCGGATCTCAACGTCGGGGATCCGACCGACGAGGCGACCGACATCGGACCTCTCTTCGCTCAACGGCATCAACGGCAAGTGCAGGAGTACATCCAGTCCGGACAAAGCGAGGGCGCCCGCATCGTGCTCGGTGGTCTCAATACCGCGAAAGACAGGCCGGCCGAGCGCGGCTGGTATGTGCGGCCAACACTTTTCGTCGATGCGACCAACGACATGCGCATCGCCCGGGAGGAGATTTTCGGCCCGGTGTTGACCGTGCTGCGCTATCGCGACGAATCCGACGCGGTCCGGATCGCCAACGAGAGCGACTATGGCCTGGCCGGTTCGGTGTGGACCGCGGATATCGCCCACGGCCTGGAAGTCGCCGCCAGCGTGCGCGCGGGCACCTACGGCATCAACATGTATACGCTCGACATCGGCAGCCCGTTCGGCGGTTTCAAGCACTCGGGCATCGGCCGCGAGTTCGGGCCGGAAGGCCTCGACGAATATGTCGAGCTCCAGACGGTAATCGCCAAAGGGCAGATGCCGCCGCTATGA
- a CDS encoding MaoC family dehydratase, translating into MTGADLDWNEIEIPAELPEVVDEISYQRVVENAGATWDYFPGHFDPEYAQSQGNPTIYLNTMHLAGFADRVATDWAGPSSRVVRRSLRLAGSVYAGDTMIGRGRAVAKRRDTSVDPARYLVDITIEVTNQHGALCCPVELTLQLPESG; encoded by the coding sequence GTGACCGGCGCGGATCTGGATTGGAACGAGATCGAAATTCCCGCCGAGCTGCCCGAAGTGGTCGACGAGATCAGCTATCAGCGGGTCGTGGAGAACGCCGGCGCGACGTGGGATTATTTCCCGGGCCACTTCGATCCCGAATATGCGCAAAGTCAAGGGAACCCAACGATTTACCTCAACACCATGCATCTCGCCGGGTTCGCCGACCGTGTCGCGACCGATTGGGCCGGACCGAGCAGCCGGGTGGTGCGCCGCTCGTTGCGGCTGGCCGGTTCGGTCTACGCGGGCGACACGATGATCGGCCGGGGCCGGGCGGTGGCCAAGCGGCGGGACACGTCGGTGGACCCGGCGCGCTACCTGGTCGACATCACGATCGAAGTGACCAACCAGCATGGCGCCCTGTGCTGCCCGGTCGAGCTCACCCTGCAGTTGCCCGAAAGTGGTTGA
- a CDS encoding FAS1-like dehydratase domain-containing protein, with product MVGAASEPRTAVTPVSGARIQLYASMIHDENRSYWDPEFARQQWGGLLAPPGLLMGWLIPPPWEPGGRRPAASLILRVPLPGTTFINAANDVEFPEPIVEGDMLTCVEELVSVSPQKQTRLGVGHFIETLETYRRQDGTVVARSRNTLFRFTPGAPE from the coding sequence ATGGTCGGCGCGGCAAGCGAACCGCGGACCGCGGTGACACCGGTTAGTGGCGCGCGTATTCAGTTGTATGCCTCGATGATTCACGACGAGAATCGTTCGTACTGGGACCCGGAGTTCGCGCGGCAGCAGTGGGGAGGCCTGCTGGCCCCGCCGGGACTGTTGATGGGATGGCTGATACCTCCGCCGTGGGAGCCCGGGGGCAGGCGGCCGGCGGCATCGCTGATCTTGCGAGTACCGTTGCCGGGCACCACATTCATCAACGCCGCCAACGACGTCGAGTTCCCGGAACCCATCGTCGAAGGCGACATGCTCACCTGCGTCGAGGAATTGGTATCGGTGTCACCGCAGAAGCAGACCCGGTTGGGTGTCGGCCATTTCATCGAGACGCTGGAGACCTATCGCCGCCAGGACGGGACCGTCGTCGCCCGATCGCGGAATACGTTGTTCCGCTTCACCCCCGGAGCTCCGGAGTGA
- a CDS encoding nuclear transport factor 2 family protein — protein sequence MTMTYQQEQFLQAATGRDAILNLNARHNRAYSDGDRDSWIATFRHSGASFVRDGELFADLRLAFDGGEGQRLVTVDHEIAVEGVHAMQRCVAVLFSAAFGETTLRATGTYRDELIYERGGWYYTSRNLSWDLVPSRHPLVM from the coding sequence ATGACCATGACCTACCAGCAGGAACAGTTCCTGCAAGCCGCGACCGGCCGCGACGCGATCTTGAATTTGAACGCCCGGCACAATCGCGCCTACTCCGACGGCGACCGCGACAGCTGGATCGCGACGTTTCGTCATTCCGGTGCCAGCTTCGTTCGTGACGGGGAACTGTTCGCCGATCTGCGGTTGGCGTTCGACGGCGGCGAAGGACAACGCTTGGTGACCGTCGATCACGAGATCGCCGTCGAGGGTGTCCACGCGATGCAGCGATGCGTCGCCGTGCTCTTCTCCGCCGCGTTCGGCGAGACCACGCTGCGCGCCACCGGGACCTACCGGGATGAGCTGATCTACGAGCGCGGCGGCTGGTACTACACGTCGCGCAATCTCTCCTGGGATCTGGTGCCCAGCCGGCACCCGCTTGTTATGTAA
- a CDS encoding AMP-binding protein → MHSLRSRPLGPSDFGVDRFTVPAVLDRRAQQYPDRVMMSIAGTEVTFEQMRQRSCAAADVLSELGVGRGDDVALFTGTCPDWVYFWLGAARIGAVSAAVNAANKGDFLLHTLRLSRAKVILTDPERRARVDEVVDRLDTVTDVVVQDDSLSDRLMREGARSGADDCAEPDEVGALFYTSGTTGPSKAVATSWNYLFSVAATVASAWELRSGEALWTAMPLFHLSAAPSVLAPMLVGATTVLAQAFHPGRVWDDIRTHGAVGFAGAGAMVSMLQNLPPDARDAQLPLRFISAAPIDASSYHEIEKRYGCRIVTMYGMTEAFPITVKGVADTGVPGTSGRPNPHFDVRIVDDDGNPLPAGTVGEIACRPRHPHVMSEGYVGQHARVDPHPEWFRTGDLGRLDADQNLTYLDRIKDSLRRRGENISSVEVERVVMCHPAVGEAAAIGVPSELGEDDILLVVALRPGAALDCAELLDFCAGRMPYFCVPRYVEQVNELPKNAIGRVRKDLLRAKGLTSGVWDREEYGYIVKR, encoded by the coding sequence ATGCACTCGCTGCGGAGTAGGCCCCTGGGGCCCTCCGATTTCGGCGTCGATCGTTTTACCGTCCCGGCTGTGCTGGATCGCCGGGCTCAGCAGTACCCCGATCGGGTGATGATGTCGATCGCCGGTACCGAGGTGACGTTCGAGCAGATGCGGCAGCGCTCTTGCGCGGCGGCCGACGTGCTGAGCGAATTGGGGGTGGGGCGCGGCGATGACGTGGCGCTGTTCACCGGCACCTGTCCGGATTGGGTGTACTTCTGGCTGGGCGCGGCCCGCATCGGCGCGGTGAGCGCGGCGGTCAACGCCGCGAACAAGGGAGACTTCCTGCTGCACACCCTGCGGTTGTCGCGCGCCAAGGTGATCCTCACCGACCCCGAGCGCCGTGCCCGCGTTGACGAGGTCGTCGACCGGTTGGACACGGTGACCGACGTGGTGGTGCAAGACGATTCGCTCAGCGACCGGCTTATGCGCGAGGGCGCCCGCAGCGGGGCCGACGACTGCGCGGAACCCGACGAGGTGGGGGCGCTGTTCTACACGTCGGGCACCACCGGACCATCGAAAGCCGTTGCCACGAGCTGGAATTACCTGTTCTCGGTTGCCGCGACCGTCGCCTCGGCCTGGGAGTTGCGGTCGGGCGAGGCGTTGTGGACGGCGATGCCGTTGTTCCACCTGAGCGCGGCGCCGAGCGTGCTGGCCCCGATGCTGGTCGGCGCGACGACCGTGCTGGCGCAGGCTTTCCATCCCGGCCGGGTGTGGGATGACATTCGTACCCATGGCGCCGTCGGCTTCGCCGGAGCGGGCGCGATGGTGTCGATGCTGCAGAATCTTCCCCCCGATGCGCGTGACGCACAGCTGCCGCTGCGGTTCATCTCCGCCGCGCCGATCGACGCGAGCTCCTACCACGAGATCGAAAAGCGTTACGGCTGCCGCATTGTGACGATGTACGGAATGACCGAAGCTTTCCCGATCACGGTCAAAGGCGTGGCCGATACGGGGGTCCCCGGAACGTCGGGCCGGCCCAATCCCCATTTCGACGTGCGCATCGTCGACGACGACGGCAACCCGCTGCCTGCCGGCACCGTTGGCGAGATCGCTTGCCGACCCCGGCATCCGCACGTGATGAGCGAGGGCTACGTGGGTCAACATGCGCGGGTGGACCCGCACCCGGAATGGTTCCGGACCGGTGATCTCGGACGACTCGACGCCGATCAGAACCTGACATATCTGGACCGGATCAAGGATTCGCTGCGCAGGCGCGGCGAGAACATCTCCTCGGTCGAAGTGGAACGCGTCGTCATGTGCCATCCCGCGGTCGGCGAAGCCGCAGCGATCGGGGTGCCCAGCGAACTGGGCGAGGACGACATCCTGCTGGTCGTCGCGTTGCGCCCGGGGGCCGCGCTGGATTGCGCCGAGTTGCTGGACTTCTGTGCCGGCCGCATGCCGTACTTCTGCGTGCCCCGCTACGTCGAGCAGGTCAACGAACTCCCGAAGAACGCGATCGGACGGGTCCGTAAAGATTTACTGCGAGCCAAAGGTTTGACGTCAGGGGTCTGGGATCGAGAAGAATACGGATATATTGTTAAGCGGTAA
- a CDS encoding Rieske 2Fe-2S domain-containing protein — MTNAISESDPSEREFGQSGIALSTYRFPTGWFIVAFASDVAPGQVKRLHYFGEEMVLFRTASGKVNVLDAYCQHLGANMGVGGTVEDENIVCPWHGWQWRGDGSNALIPYSKIGCKNNVRIRTYPSIEWYGFILVWHERHGRAPYWQPPALPELETGEYYPLHPHSRMLNRVKVHAQMIIENAADPYHVQYVHKAANPANTASFEVAGYHLHATVNAHFGGGRAKTWLTPNGPVDAKIIYDNYSLGLGLVRFPSDLVATIEVTGQTPVDEDYTDYFYTQASIREPGDTGDVPTGRAAKFLALQQEVIKQDFFTWENMKYLEKPNLAPEEAHDYAALRRWAHRFYPGTDPSPTDFGYTAEGEPDPAAAKA; from the coding sequence GTGACGAATGCGATTTCAGAGTCCGACCCGTCGGAACGTGAGTTCGGACAGTCCGGCATCGCGCTGTCCACCTATCGGTTCCCGACGGGGTGGTTCATCGTTGCCTTCGCCAGCGATGTGGCGCCCGGGCAAGTCAAGCGGCTGCACTACTTCGGTGAGGAGATGGTGCTCTTCCGCACCGCGTCCGGCAAGGTCAACGTGCTGGACGCGTACTGCCAGCACCTCGGCGCCAATATGGGCGTCGGCGGCACGGTCGAAGACGAGAACATCGTCTGTCCCTGGCACGGCTGGCAGTGGCGTGGTGATGGCAGCAACGCGTTGATCCCGTACAGCAAGATCGGTTGCAAGAACAACGTCCGCATCCGCACCTACCCGAGCATCGAGTGGTACGGGTTCATCCTGGTCTGGCATGAACGTCACGGGCGTGCGCCGTACTGGCAGCCGCCGGCGCTGCCCGAACTGGAAACCGGCGAGTACTACCCGCTGCACCCGCACAGTCGGATGCTCAACCGGGTCAAGGTGCACGCGCAGATGATCATCGAGAATGCGGCCGACCCGTACCACGTGCAGTACGTGCACAAGGCCGCCAACCCCGCCAACACCGCCTCGTTCGAGGTGGCGGGATACCACCTGCACGCCACCGTCAACGCCCACTTCGGTGGGGGCCGGGCCAAGACGTGGCTGACCCCCAACGGGCCGGTCGACGCCAAGATCATCTACGACAACTACTCGCTCGGATTGGGGCTCGTCCGGTTCCCGAGTGACCTGGTGGCCACCATTGAGGTCACCGGGCAGACGCCGGTCGACGAGGACTACACCGACTACTTCTATACCCAGGCGTCGATCCGCGAGCCGGGCGACACCGGCGACGTGCCCACCGGGCGCGCGGCGAAATTCCTGGCGCTGCAGCAAGAGGTCATCAAACAGGACTTCTTCACCTGGGAAAACATGAAATACCTGGAGAAGCCGAACTTGGCTCCCGAAGAGGCACACGACTACGCGGCCCTGCGCCGGTGGGCGCACCGCTTCTACCCGGGCACCGATCCCTCGCCCACCGACTTCGGGTACACCGCGGAAGGCGAGCCCGATCCGGCGGCCGCGAAAGCCTAA
- a CDS encoding cytochrome P450 gives MNVNAVPAGGRVAGEQAELRMTAAAVDLSDFALWRNGFPDELFADLRRTRALFRHDLTPGVADTVQRQFWVATKHRHAVRLHRDTESFTAVDGPLIQPVAMFSSSPTIITLDPPDLNKRRKLIAGAFNPRAIAKLQEGIRARAAGMIDRLLAEGGGDWISDVADALPMTVIGDIIGIPEDDRPRIFDLFDRILKALAPEARLSGRVELDLFAAVFEYAMELTAEKRSNPTDDIWSTLASAVITGDDGEQFSLPENELEFFFFVLAFAGSDTTKNALAIGLQAFVADPEQIERYRESEALRPGAVEEVLRWASPVAYWTRTAKIDVEMDGQHIPAGDRVVSMLRSANRDEEVFPSPFTFDIGRQPNPHVAFGGGGPHHCLGAMLARAELRAVLDELLLRCDRIDIGPATVSYPNLTTNMSIYDEMPISLTGRR, from the coding sequence TTGAACGTCAACGCGGTGCCAGCCGGTGGTCGCGTGGCGGGTGAGCAAGCGGAGTTGCGCATGACTGCTGCTGCAGTGGACCTGTCGGATTTCGCCTTGTGGCGTAACGGTTTTCCCGACGAGTTGTTCGCCGACTTGCGGCGCACCAGGGCACTTTTCCGGCACGACCTGACACCGGGTGTCGCCGACACCGTCCAGCGCCAATTCTGGGTCGCCACCAAGCACCGGCATGCGGTCCGCCTGCACCGCGACACCGAGTCGTTCACCGCGGTCGACGGGCCGCTCATCCAGCCGGTCGCCATGTTCTCGTCCTCCCCGACGATCATCACGCTGGACCCGCCGGACCTCAACAAGCGCCGCAAGCTGATCGCAGGCGCGTTCAATCCGCGAGCGATCGCCAAGCTGCAGGAGGGCATCCGGGCGCGAGCGGCCGGGATGATCGACCGCCTACTTGCCGAGGGCGGCGGGGACTGGATCTCCGATGTCGCCGACGCGTTGCCGATGACGGTGATCGGCGACATCATCGGCATCCCCGAGGACGATCGGCCGCGAATCTTCGACCTCTTCGACCGCATCCTGAAGGCGCTTGCGCCCGAGGCGCGCCTGAGCGGGCGGGTAGAACTCGACCTCTTTGCCGCGGTCTTCGAGTACGCGATGGAGCTCACCGCCGAAAAGCGGAGCAACCCTACCGACGACATCTGGTCCACGCTGGCGTCCGCGGTGATCACCGGCGACGACGGCGAGCAATTCAGCCTGCCCGAAAACGAACTCGAGTTCTTCTTCTTCGTGCTGGCGTTCGCCGGCAGCGACACCACCAAAAACGCACTGGCGATCGGGCTGCAGGCATTCGTCGCCGATCCCGAGCAGATCGAACGCTATCGCGAATCGGAAGCGCTGCGGCCCGGTGCCGTCGAGGAGGTGCTGCGCTGGGCGTCACCGGTGGCGTATTGGACCCGCACCGCGAAGATCGACGTGGAAATGGACGGCCAGCACATCCCCGCGGGCGACCGAGTGGTGTCGATGCTGCGTTCGGCCAACCGCGACGAGGAAGTCTTCCCGTCGCCGTTCACTTTCGACATCGGCCGCCAACCCAACCCGCACGTGGCATTCGGCGGCGGCGGACCACACCACTGCCTGGGCGCGATGCTGGCCCGCGCCGAGCTGCGGGCGGTGCTCGACGAGCTACTGCTGCGCTGCGATCGCATCGACATCGGGCCCGCCACGGTGTCGTATCCGAACCTGACCACCAACATGTCGATCTATGACGAGATGCCGATCTCGCTGACCGGGCGGCGCTGA
- a CDS encoding nuclear transport factor 2 family protein — MPSPTSSTGAPYVNRFVSVITIEGRKIVHWRDYLDPLAVFVAFGDGPAPS, encoded by the coding sequence ATGCCGTCGCCGACTTCTTCGACCGGTGCGCCCTACGTCAACCGATTCGTCTCCGTGATCACGATCGAGGGCCGAAAGATCGTGCACTGGCGCGACTACCTGGATCCGTTGGCGGTGTTCGTCGCATTCGGAGACGGGCCGGCGCCGTCCTGA
- a CDS encoding ferredoxin, translating into MRVIVDETLCEAQGFCESLAPDVFELGDEDVVQIAEGPVLPDREIDVRAAVDQCPKAALRLQD; encoded by the coding sequence ATGCGCGTGATTGTCGACGAGACCTTGTGTGAAGCCCAAGGCTTCTGTGAGTCACTCGCCCCGGACGTGTTCGAACTGGGCGACGAGGACGTGGTGCAGATCGCCGAGGGCCCGGTGTTGCCGGACCGCGAGATCGACGTCCGCGCCGCGGTGGACCAGTGCCCGAAGGCCGCGCTGCGGTTGCAGGACTGA
- a CDS encoding CaiB/BaiF CoA-transferase family protein, which yields MSQGSDDRPTPLHELRVVEISDRIAGSYCGKLLVDAGAQVRKIEPSQGDWLRRYSATCSPMPDGQASPFYSYLNAGKRSMTFAPGSDRFRAELAGADVIILTAGPSRSAALGIDPRQLLADAPQAIVVTISDFGWTGPYADRAASELTLQAWAGSPGFRGDPAGPPISIGGDLGEYMGGVFAAFGALALRRRVEHGGPGEHLDLSMLEAMTLMQSSEWLHSQLLRVPPISRTTEVPSIEPAKDGYVGITMVTGQQWLDFLAMVECPRLEEIEQLRFQIGRWGYRDLIREEIGPWLAERTVAEIVELGQLFRLPIAALGNGATIREVEYAVERGVYLENPAGFHQPRPPWLMSACAAAAPGDTAAPGADNDESAWRTSTPIQDLGSPTRPLEGVRIVDLTAFWAGPAATHLLAAFGAEVIKVESIQRPDGIRYSGGMRKDVDDWWEYGWVFHAMNTNKRSVTLDLNSDEGRGLLLKLAAGADIVIENFSPRVMDHFGLTADVLLDVNPKLVVARMPAFGLDGPWRDRVGFAPTMEQLAGLAWVTGLPDAPPVTPRGACDPLAGVHAAFAVLAALNFAERTGIGQQLELPMLETVLNAAAIQAIESEVFGKTLSRCGNRGFGGLVQNLYRCAGDDDWIAITVRDDEQWFALVEQMGRPSWCDEGLGTVAGRQRRADDIDRRLQEWFAGQPLEATVERLAGAGVPVAPVVSPSLVTENPQLRDRGFFETLQHSSIGSALYPCPPFALLAGRDRWLLRPPPLLGEHNGEVLRDWCGLTDEELANLAASGVIGTRPKGL from the coding sequence TTGAGCCAGGGGTCTGATGACCGTCCGACACCGCTGCACGAGTTGCGTGTCGTCGAGATCAGCGACCGGATAGCTGGCAGCTACTGTGGGAAGTTGCTGGTCGACGCCGGGGCGCAGGTGCGCAAAATTGAACCATCGCAAGGGGATTGGCTGCGCCGGTATTCCGCCACCTGTTCGCCGATGCCCGACGGCCAGGCGTCTCCGTTCTACAGCTACCTCAACGCCGGCAAGCGCAGCATGACCTTCGCGCCCGGCTCCGATCGGTTTCGCGCCGAATTGGCCGGCGCGGACGTGATTATCCTCACGGCCGGCCCGTCGCGGTCCGCCGCGCTGGGCATCGATCCGCGGCAGCTACTGGCCGATGCGCCGCAAGCGATCGTGGTGACGATCTCCGACTTCGGCTGGACCGGACCGTATGCCGACCGCGCGGCCAGCGAATTAACCCTACAGGCCTGGGCGGGCTCGCCCGGCTTCCGCGGCGATCCGGCCGGACCGCCCATCTCGATCGGCGGCGACCTCGGGGAGTACATGGGCGGTGTGTTCGCCGCGTTCGGTGCGCTGGCCCTGCGCCGCCGCGTCGAGCACGGCGGTCCCGGTGAGCATCTCGACCTGTCCATGCTCGAGGCGATGACCTTGATGCAGAGCAGCGAATGGCTCCATTCGCAGCTGCTGCGGGTGCCGCCGATCAGCCGCACCACCGAAGTTCCTTCGATCGAGCCGGCCAAGGACGGCTACGTCGGGATCACCATGGTCACCGGTCAGCAATGGCTCGACTTCCTGGCGATGGTCGAGTGCCCGCGGCTCGAAGAGATTGAGCAGCTGCGCTTTCAGATCGGCCGCTGGGGCTACCGCGACCTGATCCGCGAGGAGATCGGCCCGTGGCTGGCCGAACGGACCGTCGCCGAGATCGTCGAGCTTGGCCAACTGTTCCGGCTGCCGATCGCGGCACTGGGCAACGGCGCCACGATCCGCGAGGTGGAATACGCCGTCGAGCGCGGGGTGTACCTGGAAAACCCCGCCGGCTTTCACCAGCCCCGCCCACCGTGGCTGATGTCGGCGTGCGCGGCCGCAGCGCCGGGCGACACCGCCGCCCCCGGCGCCGACAACGACGAATCGGCCTGGCGCACAAGCACACCCATACAGGATCTGGGCTCTCCGACACGGCCGCTGGAAGGTGTCCGAATCGTCGACCTGACCGCCTTCTGGGCCGGGCCGGCCGCGACCCACCTGCTGGCGGCGTTCGGCGCCGAGGTGATCAAGGTGGAGTCGATTCAGCGTCCGGACGGCATTCGCTACTCCGGTGGCATGCGCAAAGACGTGGACGACTGGTGGGAGTACGGCTGGGTATTCCACGCGATGAACACCAACAAGCGGTCCGTCACTTTGGATTTGAACTCCGATGAGGGACGTGGGCTGCTCCTTAAGCTGGCGGCCGGCGCCGACATCGTGATCGAGAACTTCTCACCGCGCGTGATGGACCACTTCGGGCTGACCGCCGATGTGCTGCTCGATGTCAATCCCAAACTGGTCGTCGCCCGGATGCCCGCGTTCGGGCTGGACGGCCCGTGGCGCGACCGGGTCGGATTCGCCCCCACCATGGAGCAGCTCGCCGGGCTGGCCTGGGTGACGGGGCTGCCGGATGCGCCGCCGGTGACGCCGCGCGGCGCCTGCGACCCGCTGGCCGGCGTGCACGCCGCCTTCGCCGTGCTGGCCGCGCTGAACTTCGCCGAACGCACCGGCATCGGTCAGCAACTCGAGCTACCGATGCTCGAAACGGTGTTGAACGCCGCCGCGATACAGGCGATCGAATCCGAGGTCTTCGGAAAGACGTTGAGCCGCTGCGGCAATCGCGGTTTTGGCGGGTTGGTTCAGAATCTCTACCGGTGTGCCGGAGACGACGATTGGATCGCGATCACCGTGCGCGACGACGAGCAGTGGTTCGCGCTGGTCGAACAGATGGGGCGGCCGTCCTGGTGTGACGAGGGTCTGGGCACCGTCGCCGGCCGGCAGCGGCGAGCCGACGACATCGATCGGCGGCTGCAGGAATGGTTTGCCGGGCAGCCGCTGGAGGCGACGGTGGAGCGGCTGGCCGGCGCCGGTGTGCCCGTCGCGCCCGTGGTCTCGCCGTCGCTGGTGACCGAGAACCCCCAACTGCGCGACCGGGGTTTTTTCGAGACGCTGCAGCACTCGAGCATCGGGTCAGCGCTATATCCGTGCCCGCCGTTCGCGTTGCTGGCCGGCCGGGACCGCTGGCTGCTGCGCCCGCCGCCGCTGCTCGGCGAGCACAATGGAGAAGTACTGCGCGATTGGTGCGGGCTGACCGACGAAGAATTGGCGAACCTCGCCGCCAGCGGGGTCATCGGAACCCGTCCCAAGGGCCTATGA
- a CDS encoding FadR/GntR family transcriptional regulator, translated as MPALGIGPDARRRLSAPRIAEIVADELRRQIIDGDLADGDLLPRQEVLVEQFNVSLVSLREALRILETEGLVSVRRGNRGGAVVHAPAKTSAAYMLGLLLQSEAVEVADLGMALQELEPACAALAAQRPDRADTLVPELKQINDAMAEHLDDGRLFTEIGRQFHDLIVQGCGNHTIIAVVGSLETLWSSHEKQWADESAARGTYPSLAQRRAVLNTHTKLAETIAEGDVDRARRIAGRHLADTQTYVLAGRPSQRIYALSPQALSRPRDIRHS; from the coding sequence ATGCCCGCTCTGGGAATTGGTCCCGATGCTCGTCGCCGCCTGTCGGCGCCGAGGATCGCCGAAATCGTAGCCGACGAATTACGTCGGCAGATCATCGATGGCGACCTTGCCGACGGCGATCTCTTGCCGCGCCAGGAAGTACTGGTCGAACAATTCAACGTCAGCCTGGTCTCGCTGCGCGAAGCACTGCGCATCCTGGAAACCGAGGGCCTGGTCTCGGTCCGGCGGGGCAACCGTGGCGGCGCCGTCGTGCATGCACCGGCGAAAACCAGCGCGGCCTACATGCTGGGGCTGTTGCTGCAGAGCGAGGCCGTTGAGGTCGCCGACCTGGGCATGGCGTTGCAAGAGCTCGAACCCGCCTGCGCCGCATTGGCGGCTCAGCGGCCGGACCGGGCCGACACCCTGGTGCCGGAACTCAAGCAGATCAACGACGCCATGGCCGAGCATCTCGACGACGGCCGGCTGTTCACCGAAATCGGCCGCCAGTTCCACGATCTCATCGTTCAGGGCTGCGGCAATCACACCATCATCGCGGTCGTCGGCAGCCTGGAGACGTTGTGGTCCAGCCACGAAAAGCAGTGGGCCGACGAGAGCGCGGCGCGTGGGACCTATCCCTCGCTGGCCCAGCGACGCGCGGTGCTCAACACCCACACCAAGCTGGCCGAGACCATCGCGGAGGGCGACGTCGATCGGGCGCGGCGCATCGCGGGCCGCCACCTCGCCGACACGCAGACCTATGTGCTGGCCGGTCGGCCCTCCCAACGCATCTACGCGCTATCGCCGCAGGCGTTGTCGCGCCCGCGGGATATCCGCCACTCCTGA